A portion of the Musa acuminata AAA Group cultivar baxijiao chromosome BXJ1-1, Cavendish_Baxijiao_AAA, whole genome shotgun sequence genome contains these proteins:
- the LOC135633032 gene encoding rac-like GTP-binding protein 5, protein MSASRFIKCVTVGDGAVGKTCMLISYTSNTFPTDYVPTVFDNFSANVVVDGNTVNLGLWDTAGQEDYNRLRPLSYRGADVFLLAFSLISKASYENVAKKWIPELKHYAPGVPIVLVGTKLDLRDDTQFFVDHPSAVPISTAQGEELRKVIGAPAYIECSSKTQQNVKGVFDAAIKVVLQPPKQKKKKRKSQKGCFIM, encoded by the exons ATGAGTGCATCCAGGTTTATAAAGTGCGTCACGGTGGGGGACGGCGCCGTCGGCAAGACCTGCATGCTCATATCGTACACCAGCAACACTTTTCCCACG GATTATGTCCCGACGGTCTTTGACAATTTCAGTGCAAATGTAGTGGTCGATGGCAACACAGTTAATTTAGGTTTGTGGGATACTGCAG GCCAGGAGGACTACAACAGACTAAGGCCTTTGAGCTACCGGGGTGCAGATGTTTTTCTGCTGGCCTTCTCTCTCATAAGTAAAGCCAGCTATGAGAATGTGGCTAAGAAG TGGATTCCTGAATTGAAGCACTATGCGCCTGGTGTGCCCATAGTTCTTGTTGGAACAAAGCTTG ATCTCCGGGATGACACGCAATTTTTTGTAGATCACCCTAGTGCTGTACCAATAAGCACCGCACAG GGGGAAGAGTTGAGGAAGGTAATTGGTGCTCCTGCCTACATCGAATGCAGTTCAAAGACCCAGCAA AATGTCAAGGGAGTTTTTGACGCCGCCATCAAAGTGGTACTTCAGCCAcccaagcagaagaagaagaaaaggaagtcgCAGAAGGGTTGCTTCATCATGTGA
- the LOC135632993 gene encoding basic leucine zipper 19-like — protein MDEGDVDFSNPEVFSGPSAGEDLPSSCSMDSFFDNIFNESQQHSCTHTHTCNPPGPDLSHTHTCLHVHTKILTAAADETAESVEKNSSTKKRSCGNREAVRKYREKKKAHAASLEEEIAQLRLINQQLVKRLQNQAALEAEVARLRCLLVDLRGRIEGEIGTFPYQKPVKGSGDIGSNAFQANLLGDAQVLNSCGFRCDDQVSCLHPGMQGKNIGENGAFNGQGVRHCEIGNIQCMGSSTSGSKNFFGCGRGPARQVDCSSNTTKIEGAHAAEDL, from the exons ATGGACGAAGGGGACGTCGATTTCTCTAATCCGGAGGTCTTCTCTGGCCCGAGTGCTGGTGAAGATCTTCCAAGTAGCTGCTCAATGGATAGTTTCTTCGACAACATCTTCAACGAGAGCCAGCAGCATTCATGCACCCATACCCACACTTGCAACCCTCCCGGGCCTGACCTCTCTCACACCCATACTTGCCTCCATGTCCACACCAAAATTCTCACTGCTGCGGCGGATGAGACTGCCGAGTCTGTGGAGAAGAACTCTTCGACAAAGAAAAGGTCTTGCGGTAATCGAGAAGCTGTTCGGAAGTACagggagaagaagaaagctcATGCGGCGTCTCTGGAGGAGGAGATTGCTCAACTAAGATTGATTAATCAGCAACTGGTGAAGAGACTTCAGAACCAAGCTGCCCTCGAAGCTGAGGTTGCAAGGCTGAGATGCTTGCTTGTAGATCTAAGGGGGAGGATTGAAGGAGAGATCGGAACTTTTCCTTATCAGAAACCGGTGAAAGGGAGTGGAGATATTGGTTCCAATGCGTTCCAAGCAAACCTGCTGGGTGATGCCCAGGTTCTAAACTCATGTGGTTTCCGTTGTGATGATCAGGTTTCCTGCCTCCATCCAGGGATGCAAGGAAAGAACATTGGAGAAAATGGTGCATTTAATGGTCAGGGTGTTCGACACTGTGAGATTGGTAACATCCAGTGCATGGGGAGTTCAACCTCTGGATCTAAGAACTTCTTTGGCTGTGGAAGAGGGCCTGCAAGACAAGTTGATTGCTCGTCTAATACCACAAAGatagaag GTGCTCATGCAGCAGAGGATTTATGA
- the LOC135583646 gene encoding uncharacterized protein LOC135583646 isoform X1 produces MDLLRGYTEGDDDNDGPEEMSRGGGGEGERLESAAATEGEGEGEAEAEAEGSSSPDSSPPRLPAKSSAPRVDDTTLALAAAESARAIHRPLDPAQHAVAFNPTYDQLWAPIHGPAHPFAKDGVAQGMRNHKLGFVEDAAIQPFLFDEQYNTFHKYGYATDPSGLSYVGDLETLTKNQALSVYNMPQQEQKRRRLQMKAPDAEEADPSAAGPEVENPASDEWLLKNRKSPWSGKNEVVQGELTEEQKKYAEEHAEKKAEKERGEGRAGNKAEHSDKSTFHGKEERDYQGRSWIEPPKDAKPKNDHCYIPKRWVHTWSGHTKGVAAIRFFPKHGHLLLSAGMDSKVKIWDVFNSGKCMRTYMGHSKAVRDISFSIDGTKFLSAGYDKNIKYWDTETGKVISTFSTGKVPYVVKLNPDEDKQNILLAGMSDKKIVQWDMNSGTITQEYDQHLGAVNTITFVDNNRRFVTSSDDKSLRVWEFGIPVVIKYISEPHMHSMPSISLHPNSNWLAAQSLDNQILIYSTKERFQLNKKKRFAGHIAAGYACQVNFSPDGRFVISGDGEGKCWFWDWKSCKVFRTLKCHEGVCIGCEWHPLEQSKVATCGWDGMIKYWD; encoded by the exons ATGGATCTCCTACGAGGCTACACAGAAGGCGACGACGACAACGACGGACCCGAAGAAATgtcacgaggaggaggaggagaaggagagaggttGGAATCCGCCGCAGCgacggagggggagggggagggggaggcggaggcggaggcggagggatCTTCGTCGCCGGACTCTTCCCCTCCTCGCCTGCCAGCGAAGTCCTCCGCCCCCCGCGTGGACGACACCACCCTGGCCCTTGCCGCCGCCGAATCGGCCCGCGCCATCCACCGACCCCTCGATCCGGCGCAGCATGCGGTGGCCTTCAACCCCACCTACGATCAGCTCTGGGCGCCCATCCACGGCCCCGCCCACCCCTTCGCCAAGGACGGCGTCGCCCAGGGCATGCGCAATCACAAGCTCGGCTTCGTGGAGGACGCCGCCATCCAGCCTTTCCTCTTCGACGAGCAGTACAACACCTTCCACAAGTACGGCTACGCCACGGACCCCTCCGGCCTCTCCTACGTCGGCGACCTCGAAACCCTAACCAAGAACCAGGCCCTCTCCGTCTACAACATGCCCCAGCAGGAACAGAAACGGCGGCGCCTCCAGATGAAAGCGCCCGATGCTGAAGAAGCTGACCCTTCCGCAGCAGGGCCTGAGGTTGAGAACCCCGCGTCTGACGAGTGGCTCCTCAAGAATCGAAAAAGCCCGTGGTCCGGGAAGAACGAGGTCGTCCAGGGCGAGCTCACGGAGGAGCAGAAGAAGTACGCCGAGGAGCACGCGGAGAAGAAGGCCGAGAAGGAGCGCGGAGAAGGGCGGGCTGGCAATAAAGCAGAGCATTCAGACAAGAGCACATTCCACGGGAAGGAGGAGCGTGACTACCAGGGTCGTTCATGGATCGAGCCGCCCAAGGATGCGAAGCCTAAGAACGACCACTGCTACATCCCAAAACGTTGGGTTCATACATGGAGCGGCCACACCAAGGGTGTCGCGGCAATACGATTCTTTCCGAAGCATGGCCACCTTCTACTCTCGGCTGGTATGGACTCGAAGGTCAAGATATGGGATGTGTTCAATTCTGGTAAGTGCATGCGGACATACATGGGCCACTCGAAGGCGGTTCGCGACATCTCCTTTTCAATTGATGGTACCAAGTTCTTGAGTGCTGGGTATGACAAGAACATCAAGTATTGGGACACTGAGACGGGGAAGGTCATCTCCACCTTCTCCACTGGGAAGGTTCCCTACGTAGTGAAGCTTAATCCAGATGAAGACAAACAGAACATTCTTCTTGCAGGAATGAGTGACAAGAAGATTGTACAGTGGGACATGAATTCGGGTACAATCACACAAGAGTATGATCAACATCTAGGAGCAGTTAATACCATCACTTTTGTTGATAATAATCGAAGGTTTGTTACTTCTAGTGATGATAAGTCACTTCGGGTATGGGAGTTTGGGATTCCAGTTGTTATAAAGTACATCAGTGAGCCTCACATGCATTCCATGCCTTCAATCTCGCTTCATCCTAATTCAAATTGGTTGGCTGCTCAGAGCTTGGATAATCAGATACTTATATACAGTACGAAGGAGAGGTTTCAGCTGAATAAGAAGAAGAGATTTGCAGGCCACATTGCAGCAGGGTATGCTTGTCAGGTGAATTTTTCTCCGGATGGACGTTTTGTTATCTCAGGAGATGGAGAAGGGAAGTGTTGGTTTTGGGACTGGAAGAGTTGCAAGGTCTTTAGGACGTTGAAATGTCATGAAGGAGTGTGCATTGGATGTGAGTGGCATCCATTGGAGCAGAGCAAGGTTGCAACTTGCGGATGGGATGGCATGATCAAATATTG gGATTAA
- the LOC135583646 gene encoding uncharacterized protein LOC135583646 isoform X2 produces the protein MDLLRGYTEGDDDNDGPEEMSRGGGGEGERLESAAATEGEGEGEAEAEAEGSSSPDSSPPRLPAKSSAPRVDDTTLALAAAESARAIHRPLDPAQHAVAFNPTYDQLWAPIHGPAHPFAKDGVAQGMRNHKLGFVEDAAIQPFLFDEQYNTFHKYGYATDPSGLSYVGDLETLTKNQALSVYNMPQQEQKRRRLQMKAPDAEEADPSAAGPEVENPASDEWLLKNRKSPWSGKNEVVQGELTEEQKKYAEEHAEKKAEKERGEGRAGNKAEHSDKSTFHGKEERDYQGRSWIEPPKDAKPKNDHCYIPKRWVHTWSGHTKGVAAIRFFPKHGHLLLSAGMDSKVKIWDVFNSGKCMRTYMGHSKAVRDISFSIDGTKFLSAGYDKNIKYWDTETGKVISTFSTGKVPYVVKLNPDEDKQNILLAGMSDKKIVQWDMNSGTITQEYDQHLGAVNTITFVDNNRRFVTSSDDKSLRVWEFGIPVVIKYISEPHMHSMPSISLHPNSNWLAAQSLDNQILIYSTKERFQLNKKKRFAGHIAAGYACQVNFSPDGRFVISGDGEGKCWFWDWKSCKVFRTLKCHEGVCIGCEWHPLEQSKVATCGWDGMIKYW, from the coding sequence ATGGATCTCCTACGAGGCTACACAGAAGGCGACGACGACAACGACGGACCCGAAGAAATgtcacgaggaggaggaggagaaggagagaggttGGAATCCGCCGCAGCgacggagggggagggggagggggaggcggaggcggaggcggagggatCTTCGTCGCCGGACTCTTCCCCTCCTCGCCTGCCAGCGAAGTCCTCCGCCCCCCGCGTGGACGACACCACCCTGGCCCTTGCCGCCGCCGAATCGGCCCGCGCCATCCACCGACCCCTCGATCCGGCGCAGCATGCGGTGGCCTTCAACCCCACCTACGATCAGCTCTGGGCGCCCATCCACGGCCCCGCCCACCCCTTCGCCAAGGACGGCGTCGCCCAGGGCATGCGCAATCACAAGCTCGGCTTCGTGGAGGACGCCGCCATCCAGCCTTTCCTCTTCGACGAGCAGTACAACACCTTCCACAAGTACGGCTACGCCACGGACCCCTCCGGCCTCTCCTACGTCGGCGACCTCGAAACCCTAACCAAGAACCAGGCCCTCTCCGTCTACAACATGCCCCAGCAGGAACAGAAACGGCGGCGCCTCCAGATGAAAGCGCCCGATGCTGAAGAAGCTGACCCTTCCGCAGCAGGGCCTGAGGTTGAGAACCCCGCGTCTGACGAGTGGCTCCTCAAGAATCGAAAAAGCCCGTGGTCCGGGAAGAACGAGGTCGTCCAGGGCGAGCTCACGGAGGAGCAGAAGAAGTACGCCGAGGAGCACGCGGAGAAGAAGGCCGAGAAGGAGCGCGGAGAAGGGCGGGCTGGCAATAAAGCAGAGCATTCAGACAAGAGCACATTCCACGGGAAGGAGGAGCGTGACTACCAGGGTCGTTCATGGATCGAGCCGCCCAAGGATGCGAAGCCTAAGAACGACCACTGCTACATCCCAAAACGTTGGGTTCATACATGGAGCGGCCACACCAAGGGTGTCGCGGCAATACGATTCTTTCCGAAGCATGGCCACCTTCTACTCTCGGCTGGTATGGACTCGAAGGTCAAGATATGGGATGTGTTCAATTCTGGTAAGTGCATGCGGACATACATGGGCCACTCGAAGGCGGTTCGCGACATCTCCTTTTCAATTGATGGTACCAAGTTCTTGAGTGCTGGGTATGACAAGAACATCAAGTATTGGGACACTGAGACGGGGAAGGTCATCTCCACCTTCTCCACTGGGAAGGTTCCCTACGTAGTGAAGCTTAATCCAGATGAAGACAAACAGAACATTCTTCTTGCAGGAATGAGTGACAAGAAGATTGTACAGTGGGACATGAATTCGGGTACAATCACACAAGAGTATGATCAACATCTAGGAGCAGTTAATACCATCACTTTTGTTGATAATAATCGAAGGTTTGTTACTTCTAGTGATGATAAGTCACTTCGGGTATGGGAGTTTGGGATTCCAGTTGTTATAAAGTACATCAGTGAGCCTCACATGCATTCCATGCCTTCAATCTCGCTTCATCCTAATTCAAATTGGTTGGCTGCTCAGAGCTTGGATAATCAGATACTTATATACAGTACGAAGGAGAGGTTTCAGCTGAATAAGAAGAAGAGATTTGCAGGCCACATTGCAGCAGGGTATGCTTGTCAGGTGAATTTTTCTCCGGATGGACGTTTTGTTATCTCAGGAGATGGAGAAGGGAAGTGTTGGTTTTGGGACTGGAAGAGTTGCAAGGTCTTTAGGACGTTGAAATGTCATGAAGGAGTGTGCATTGGATGTGAGTGGCATCCATTGGAGCAGAGCAAGGTTGCAACTTGCGGATGGGATGGCATGATCAAATATTGGTGA
- the LOC135633175 gene encoding SKP1-like protein 1 translates to MEKKITLRSSDGEVFEVDVAVAMESQTIKHMIEDDCAENGIPLPNVNAKILAKVIEYCRKHVDAAASKSSDDASKVADDELKAWDAEFVKVDQATLFDLILAANYLNIKGLLDLTCQTVADMIKGKTPEEIRKTFNIKNDFTPEEEEEVRRENQWAFE, encoded by the exons ATGGAGAAGAAGATCACCCTCAGGAGCTCCGACGGCGAGGTGTTCGAGGTGGATGTGGCGGTGGCGATGGAGTCGCAGACCATCAAGCACATGATCGAGGACGACTGCGCCGAGAACGGGATTCCCCTCCCCAATGTCAACGCCAAGATCCTCGCCAAGGTTATCGAGTACTGCAGGAAGCACGTCGATGCCGCCGCTTCCAAGTCCTCCGACGACGCTTCCAAGGTCGCCGACGACGAGCTCAAGGCCTGGGACGCCGAGTTCGTCAAGGTCGATCAGGCCACCCTATTCGACCTCATTCTG GCTGCAAATTATCTGAACATAAAGGGGCTACTTGACTTGACTTGTCAAACTGTCGCCGACATGATAAAGgggaagactcctgaagaaatccGCAAGACCTTCAACATAAAAAACGACTTCACccccgaggaggaagaggaggtgcgGAGGGAGAACCAGTGGGCCTTCGAGTGA
- the LOC103985451 gene encoding uncharacterized protein LOC103985451, translated as MIVCVAVVGHQNNPLYLQSFTEADDALKLHHIVHCSLDVVDERVNNPKKSGPTLNETFLGMLYPTENYKVYGYLTNTKVKFLMVTTDLDVKDADVRSFFRRFHAAYVDAVSNPFHVPGKKITSKAFAERVSGIVKSFGPVTTG; from the exons ATGATCGTGTGTGTCGCCGTCGTCGGCCATCAG AACAATCCTCTGTACCTGCAGAGCTTCACGGAGGCGGACGACGCGCTGAAGCTTCACCACATTGTCCATTGCTCCTTGGACGTCGTCGACGAGAGAG TGAACAACCCAAAGAAAAGTGGACCTACATTGAATGAGACATTTCTTGGTATGTTATATCCAACAGAGAACTACAAAGT GTATGGTTATCTAACCAACACAAAGGTGAAATTTCTTATGGTTACGACTGATCTAGATGTCAAAGATGCAGATGTCAGAAGT TTCTTTAGGAGGTTTCATGCTGCGTACGTGGATGCTGTTTCCAACCCCTTCCATGTTCCAGGGAAGAAGATAACCTCCAAAGCCTTTGCGGAAAGAGTCAGTGGTATCGTCAAATCGTTCGGACCCGTAACCACTGGGTAA
- the LOC103985442 gene encoding uncharacterized protein LOC103985442: MAFTGRLRELMKKYGKVALGVHLSVSFASITGFYVAIKNNVDVESVFERVGLSSGVSEKDRAADTSSSSSSSFPSGDAVILDGVDSSAPREEQQQRRRNRTAELAASSGGALALAILCNKALFPVRVPITIALTPPIARFLARRNLLKNHV; this comes from the coding sequence ATGGCGTTCACGGGGCGGTTGCGCGAGCTGATGAAGAAGTACGGGAAGGTGGCGCTCGGCGTCCACCTCTCCGTCTCCTTCGCATCCATCACCGGCTTCTACGTCGCCATCAAGAACAACGTCGACGTCGAGTCCGTCTTCGAGAGGGTCGGCCTCTCGTCGGGCGTCTCGGAGAAGGATCGCGCTGCTGatacctcctcatcctcctcttcctctttcccctcAGGCGACGCGGTCATCTTGGACGGCGTTGACTCTTCGGCGCCGAGGGAGGAGCAGCAGCAACGGAGGAGGAACAGGACGGCGGAGCTGGCGGCGTCCAGCGGCGGAGCCCTAGCTCTGGCGATACTCTGCAACAAGGCCCTGTTTCCGGTTCGGGTCCCGATAACGATCGCCCTCACGCCGCCGATAGCCCGGTTCCTGGCGAGGAGGAACCTCCTCAAGAATCACGTGTGA
- the LOC103989363 gene encoding putative UPF0496 protein 2 — protein sequence MDEHEAYIPSSSISSPQCPGKKAEPASSPSPPLQRRKPRMFPSMSLLWYHISGEPVESHTRSSGSSFSATEECWRSIGGDNACAHGEASRRPDYTLLLEPKQDALAAVIRSARHRLPSLLPDFFNATLGASDFCGSLVESIRRARVDQIKLHEGFPVPDARRRPVTATLRRLSRLHNPFSDSARLQFERIHQAFDPLVRRLIHAHRRAMRRLSHADLAARAASFFACGVAVTIQAPFARAEAQLGAAARGAFALDRDFDTMGSMVRRLGDEIEHTRNVIKLFTDDGDDDMGEGLMLKEVARELQVSGCEFMNKLAELEEHVSTCFLNINRTRRIVMQEIVAHQQRQIYTTEALD from the exons AT GGACGAGCATGAGGCCTATAtcccctcctcctccatctcctctcCTCAATGTCCAGGGAAGAAGGCAGAACCTGCCTCTAGTCCATCACCACCTCTGCAACGGAGGAAGCCTAGAATGTTTCCCTCCATGTCTCTGCTCTGGTACCATATCAGTG GTGAACCAGTAGAATCACATACGaggagcagcggcagcagctTCTCCGCTACCGAGGAGTGCTGGCGCTCTATCGGAGGCGATAACGCATGCGCCCATGGCGAAGCGTCACGACGGCCGGACTACACGCTCCTCCTCGAGCCAAAACAAGACGCCCTCGCTGCGGTCATACGCAGCGCCCGGCACcgcctcccctccctcctccccGACTTCTTCAACGCCACCCTCGGCGCCAGCGACTTCTGCGGCTCCCTTGTCGAGTCCATTCGCCGCGCCCGCGTCGACCAGATCAAGCTCCACGAGGGCTTCCCGGTCCCCGATGCTCGGCGGCGGCCCGTGACGGCTACCCTCCGCCGCCTCTCCAGGCTCCACAACCCCTTCTCCGACTCCGCACGGCTCCAGTTCGAGAGGATCCACCAGGCGTTCGACCCACTGGTGCGGCGGCTCATACATGCGCACCGCCGGGCGATGCGGCGGCTGAGCCATGCCGACTTGGCCGCCAGGGCCGCGTCGTTCTTCGCCTGCGGGGTGGCCGTGACGATCCAGGCCCCGTTCGCGCGCGCGGAGGCGCAGCTCGGCGCCGCCGCGAGGGGAGCGTTCGCGCTGGACCGGGACTTCGACACCATGGGCAGCATGGTGAGGAGGCTAGGCGACGAGATCGAGCACACGAGGAACGTGATCAAGCTGTTCACCGACGACGGCGACGACGACATGGGAGAAGGGCTGATGCTGAAGGAGGTGGCCAGGGAGCTGCAGGTGAGCGGGTGCGAGTTCATGAACAAGCTCGCGGAGCTCGAAGAGCACGTCTCCACGTGCTTCCTCAACATCAACAGGACGAGGAGGATAGTGATGCAGGAGATAGTGGCTCACCAGCAACGACAGATCTATACAACTGAAGCCTTGGATTAG
- the LOC135633292 gene encoding pentatricopeptide repeat-containing protein At1g20300, mitochondrial-like → MAFLHTPRRPPRSFLLPLLCKPLCTSPSPIDSPPSDITIATASISPTESKLLDNLHVLIRDHHRDNPHLAPSAASPPPDLTIPSLSSSFSNLSPSPPSASLAALLVDRCASLRHGIPFPQALAFFNWWLAASPFSSPSPAFAAAFIEMIDLCGKLRHFDIAWHLLDKMRALGIPVTNQTFFTLIRRYVRAGLPEDAAEAFRRMPNYGCEPEPSTFASLLAALSKKRLAAEAQSLFDALKHQFPPDVVIYSSLVHAWCRAGKLDEAERVFAEMVANGIPPNVYTYTAVIDAMCRAGQIPRANELLCQMIDAECSPNAATFNSLMRAHVKAGRSEKVLQVNNQMKQLGCEPDIITYNFLIETHCRKDQKNLDAALKVLNQMTARGCIPTCHSFNPIFRCIINLGNINAAHKLYDRMKELGCKPNTVTYNLLMEMFSKEKSMDMMLRMKREMVEEGLEPNINTYGVLITAFCERGHWKRAYGLMKEMLEEKSLKPTAPVYEMAMTLLRRAGQLMKHEELVEKMVERGFINRPS, encoded by the coding sequence ATGGCTTTCCTGCACACACCAAGAAGGCCTCCTCGCtccttccttctccctctccttTGCAAACCCCTCTGCACTTCTCCTTCTCCGATCGACTCTCCCCCCTCCGACATCACCATCGCCACCGCTTCCATCTCCCCCACCGAGTCCAAGCTCCTCGATAACCTCCATGTCCTCATCAGGGACCACCACCGCGACAACCCCCACCTCGCCCCGTCTGCCGCTTCTCCTCCCCCTGATCTCACCATCCcgtccctctcctcctccttctccaacCTCTCCCCCTCCCCTCCTTCCGCTTCCCTCGCCGCTCTCCTCGTCGACCGCTGCGCCTCCCTCCGCCACGGCATTCCCTTTCCGCAGGCCCTCGCCTTCTTCAACTGGTGGCTCGCTGCGTCGCCCTTCTCCTCCCCTTCCCCTGCCTTCGCTGCCGCCTTCATCGAAATGATTGACCTCTGCGGCAAGCTACGCCACTTCGACATCGCCTGGCACCTGCTCGACAAAATGCGCGCTTTGGGAATCCCCGTCACCAATCAGACGTTCTTCACCTTGATCCGCCGCTATGTTCGTGCTGGTCTCCCCGAAGATGCCGCCGAGGCCTTCCGCCGCATGCCGAACTACGGATGCGAACCCGAACCCAGTACATTTGCCTCCCTCCTTGCTGCCCTTTCAAAGAAACGCCTTGCTGCTGAGGCCCAGTCTCTCTTTGACGCCCTCAAGCACCAATTTCCTCCTGACGTTGTAATCTACTCTTCACTCGTCCATGCCTGGTGCCGTGCCGGTAAGCTCGACGAGGCCGAGCGTGTTTTTGCCGAGATGGTGGCGAATGGAATTCCACCAAATGTGTATACCTATACTGCTGTGATTGATGCAATGTGCCGAGCGGGACAGATTCCCCGTGCAAATGAGCTTCTTTGCCAGATGATTGACGCTGAGTGTTCGCCCAACGCAGCTACTTTCAATAGCCTGATGAGAGCGCATGTCAAGGCTGGGCGGTCGGAGAAGGTGCTGCAGGTCAATAACCAGATGAAGCAATTAGGGTGCGAGCCTGACATTATAACCTACAATTTCCTTATTGAAACCCACTGCAGGAAGGACCAGAAGAACCTCGATGCTGCCCTCAAAGTGCTTAACCAAATGACTGCAAGAGGGTGCATCCCAACTTGCCACTCCTTCAACCCCATATTTCGTTGCATCATAAATCTTGGGAATATTAATGCAGCACACAAGCTATATGATCGGATGAAAGAGCTTGGATGCAAGCCGAACACAGTTACATATAATCTGTTAATGGAGATGTTTAGCAAGGAGAAGTCGATGGACATGATGCTGAGGATGAAGAGGGAGATGGTGGAGGAGGGCTTGGAGCCAAACATTAACACATATGGGGTATTGATCACAGCATTTTGCGAGAGAGGACATTGGAAGCGAGCTTATGGGTTAATGAAGGAGATGTTGGAGGAGAAAAGTCTCAAGCCAACAGCTCCGGTGTATGAAATGGCGATGACACTGCTGAGGAGAGCAGGGCAGCTGATGAAGCATGAGGAACTTGTGGAGAAGATGGTTGAGCGTGGATTCATTAATCGACCCTCGTGA